One region of Parambassis ranga chromosome 21, fParRan2.1, whole genome shotgun sequence genomic DNA includes:
- the LOC114426585 gene encoding zona pellucida-like domain-containing protein 1 → MKTLLLLLSLIVKSNQLTLSDCGTEARRPLFSDISVQCGTTSIGLAIRICPVMYTGYNETLLILNYMMDPACRATLDESVTPPVARFNFPLNMTNACGSLFRTTSAAGTGIFSDFSNIQTVNISGVVRSMDLTTGAITYNAELKYYYSCAYPLQYLINNTQIDVSASSIAIQDNNGSFISTLRMGLFSDVNYTKPLIVPKLGIELRTDVFVEVKATNLTGQYYVLLDRCYASISALPSNSSFFNLFVSCSKDRFTTMITNGDSQSARFKFPAFRFIEQQNETVSTYYLHCITRLCEKSTCSTFKQCSKRRKRDTLDTSSEGITQTYTITSPEIVTKADSTGSKEQPLVADSQAKPVGLGVAVGILAFACLIALSVAALFYKKLRK, encoded by the coding sequence ATGAAGACTCTTTTACTTTTACTCTCCTTGATAGTCAAAAGTAATCAGTTAACACTGAGTGATTGTGGAACAGAAGCTAGACGGCCACTGTTCAGTGACATCTCAGTGCAATGTGGTACAACCTCAATTGGTCTGGCAATTAGAATCTGCCCAGTCATGTATACCGGCTACAATGAGACTCTGCTCATCCTGAACTACATGATGGACCCAGCCTGCAGAGCTACACTCGATGAATCTGTGACTCCACCTGTGGCTCGATTTAACTTTCCCCTGAACATGACCAACGCCTGTGGAAGCCTCTTCAGGAccaccagtgctgctgggactgGTATATTCTCTGACTTTTCCAACATTCAGACGGTGAACATCAGTGGCGTTGTGCGGTCCATGGATCTAACCACAGGTGCCATCACTTacaatgctgagctgaagtacTACTACTCATGCGCCTACCCCTTACAGTACCTGATCAACAACACCCAAATTGACGTGTCAGCTTCCTCTATTGCCATCCAGGACAACAATGGCAGTTTCATCAGCACTTTGAGAATGGGGCTGTTTAGTGACGTCAACTACACCAAACCACTGATCGTTCCAAAACTGGGGATTGAACTGAGGACGGATGTGTTCGTGGAGGTCAAGGCCACCAACTTGACTGGCcagtattatgtcctgttagaCCGCTGCTACGCCTCCATCTCAGCTCTGCCTTCCAACTCCAGCTTCTTCAACCTGTTTGTGTCGTGCTCCAAGGATCGCTTCACAACCATGATTACCAACGGGGACAGCCAGAGCGCCCGCTTCAAGTTTCCAGCCTTCCGCTTCATTGAGCAGCAGAATGAGACCGTGTCCACCTACTACCTCCACTGCATCACCCGTTTGTGTGAGAAGAGCACCTGCAGCACCTTCAAGCAGTGCAgcaaaaggaggaagagggacaCCCTTGACACTTCCTCTGAGGGCATAACCCAAACTTACACTATCACATCTCCGGAGATCGTCACCAAGGCTGACAGCACTGGATCCAAAGAGCAACCTCTTGTTGCTGACAGCCAAGCTAAGCCTGTTGGCCTTGGTGTGGCTGTTGGCATCCTTGCCTTTGCTTGTCTAATTGCCCTTAGTGTTGCAGCCTTGTTTTACAAAAAGCTCCGGAAGTAA